A section of the Rummeliibacillus pycnus genome encodes:
- a CDS encoding glutathione peroxidase: MSIYNINVKLENGAEYSLERYKGKVLLIVNTATKCGFTPQFEELEELYKKYQQDGFVVLGFPSNQFLQEVATAKEAAEQCRLSYGVTFPMHEMIKVNGKEAHPLFKYLSSQANGFVGKSIKWNFTKFLIDQDGVVVNRFGPKVKPSSFEGEIQKLL; this comes from the coding sequence ATGAGTATCTATAATATCAATGTTAAATTAGAAAACGGAGCCGAATATAGTTTAGAGCGTTATAAAGGGAAAGTCTTGCTAATTGTAAATACAGCTACAAAATGCGGTTTTACACCACAATTTGAAGAGCTCGAAGAATTATATAAAAAATATCAACAGGATGGATTTGTAGTGCTAGGTTTTCCGTCAAATCAATTCCTTCAAGAAGTGGCTACTGCTAAAGAAGCTGCTGAACAATGTCGTTTATCATATGGTGTTACCTTCCCTATGCATGAAATGATTAAAGTAAATGGAAAGGAAGCGCATCCATTATTCAAATACTTATCATCACAAGCAAATGGCTTTGTAGGAAAAAGTATTAAATGGAACTTCACTAAATTTTTGATTGACCAAGATGGAGTAGTGGTTAATCGTTTCGGTCCAAAGGTTAAGCCAAGTAGTTTTGAAGGAGAAATTCAAAAGCTACTTTAA
- a CDS encoding RraA family protein: MTNIDELIHTLPTTAISDALAGTTNINAAIKPLKDHYHIAGRAVTVRLPIGENGALLEAIRIAQPGAILVVDAKGDTNRAVAGDFVVSMMKGMGIQGLVVDGVIRDIQAIRDLDFPVFSLGTTVAAGNKFGGGVIQVPIAVGGMSVQPGDFIVGDADGVVVIPQAQVDEVVQKALKKIEKDEARAQSVAGGKDEIIAYLDQALGHEKV, encoded by the coding sequence ATGACTAATATTGATGAATTAATACATACTTTACCAACAACTGCTATTTCGGATGCGCTTGCTGGTACAACGAATATAAATGCAGCGATTAAACCTTTAAAAGACCATTATCATATAGCCGGACGTGCAGTTACAGTACGTTTACCAATCGGTGAAAACGGAGCACTTTTAGAGGCAATTCGAATTGCACAACCTGGAGCAATTCTAGTGGTCGATGCAAAAGGAGATACAAATCGTGCAGTTGCAGGTGATTTTGTCGTTTCTATGATGAAAGGAATGGGCATTCAAGGGCTTGTCGTTGATGGCGTCATCCGTGATATTCAAGCAATTCGAGATTTAGATTTTCCAGTTTTCAGTTTAGGTACGACTGTAGCGGCTGGGAACAAATTTGGTGGTGGTGTGATTCAAGTTCCTATTGCAGTAGGTGGAATGAGTGTCCAACCAGGAGATTTCATCGTTGGTGATGCTGATGGTGTTGTTGTTATTCCGCAGGCTCAAGTTGATGAAGTTGTTCAAAAAGCATTAAAGAAAATTGAAAAAGATGAGGCGCGTGCCCAATCCGTTGCTGGCGGTAAGGATGAAATAATTGCATACTTAGATCAAGCATTAGGGCATGAGAAGGTATAG
- a CDS encoding LysR family transcriptional regulator — protein sequence MNLEQMEYIKEIVHTKSISIAAQNLHVSQSAISQSISLLEKELGIQLFKRSRFGTTPTEEGKSIIHNALKIVESIEKIKEDAQNITSTFTGEIKIAAIPSLMNFLPKILSLFKKDFPQIKITVIEMESKRILKNIKEYSLDLGFTSIKKSLEISLPDHLLFSKLEYNADFQVIVPKDSPLAFKQSLTIEDLYDYPIVLYTSQFWEDFIYSLENNNRPINVLFHTSNSEVIKRTIAEGLAISVLSSYLLTDDPYVETGRIIPLSLADNNFVPDLSFGCISSEKNPQYALIKKFLEYIHKSGNLI from the coding sequence ATGAATTTAGAACAGATGGAATATATCAAAGAAATTGTCCATACAAAATCCATCTCAATCGCAGCACAAAATCTTCATGTATCACAATCTGCTATCAGCCAGTCTATTTCATTATTAGAAAAAGAATTAGGTATACAGCTGTTTAAACGTTCTCGATTTGGTACAACACCAACTGAGGAAGGAAAATCCATTATTCATAATGCGTTAAAAATTGTAGAGAGTATCGAAAAAATAAAAGAAGACGCACAAAATATTACCTCTACTTTTACAGGTGAAATCAAAATAGCCGCAATACCAAGTTTAATGAATTTTTTACCTAAAATACTTTCGCTCTTTAAAAAGGACTTTCCACAAATAAAAATTACTGTTATCGAAATGGAAAGCAAACGAATTTTGAAAAACATTAAAGAATATTCATTGGATCTTGGATTTACATCGATCAAAAAATCCCTTGAAATTTCTCTACCTGATCATTTATTATTTAGCAAACTTGAATATAATGCAGATTTTCAAGTGATTGTACCGAAAGATTCTCCTCTAGCCTTTAAACAATCTTTAACAATTGAAGATTTGTATGACTATCCAATTGTTTTATATACGAGCCAATTTTGGGAAGATTTTATCTACTCATTAGAAAACAATAATCGCCCAATAAATGTGTTATTCCATACATCCAATTCAGAGGTTATAAAGAGAACCATTGCTGAAGGATTGGCCATTAGCGTATTATCTAGTTATCTTTTAACGGACGATCCATATGTAGAGACTGGTCGTATCATTCCCCTTTCTTTAGCTGATAATAATTTTGTTCCTGACCTTTCCTTTGGATGTATCTCATCTGAAAAAAATCCACAATATGCATTAATCAAGAAATTTCTAGAATACATTCATAAATCAGGAAATCTAATCTAA
- a CDS encoding YunC family protein, protein MVSTETLIIQGHSFTAVSVFLPKTTLLTISNDKGYIMCGALDVGLLNTRLADRKIVAGRAVGVKTIDDLLHAPLESVTYEAEALGITKGMIGEDALLKMI, encoded by the coding sequence ATGGTTTCTACAGAGACATTAATTATTCAAGGGCATTCGTTCACTGCGGTTTCTGTTTTTTTACCGAAGACGACATTACTTACTATTTCAAATGACAAGGGTTATATTATGTGTGGAGCTTTAGATGTGGGACTTTTGAATACACGATTAGCAGATCGAAAAATTGTTGCGGGTAGAGCTGTTGGTGTTAAAACAATCGATGATTTACTACACGCACCGCTTGAATCTGTTACGTATGAGGCAGAAGCACTTGGGATTACTAAGGGAATGATCGGGGAAGATGCTTTATTGAAAATGATTTAA
- a CDS encoding MDR family MFS transporter, with the protein MKRLTKEKDSFIFIIVAIFLGNFLAFINSGTVNVALPSIMRELHTNLNSVQWIVTGFMLATGTIAPVVGFLGNKFGYKQLYVYALIGLTVSSALCGFAGNIITLIIFRTLQGVCSGLIQVATMTIIYQSVKKEKQAMAISLWTVSVMVAPAIGPTLGGLLTNSFGWKALFFSCVPVGIIATLCASFFIPSGVKEKTAALDFLGLLTVVIGNVSFLLYFTNGPELGWFSVSAVTLLVVGIIGMVLFIWRELTVKEPLLNLRVLKYPKFLLGTLLNCLISIGLYSSVYLIPLFLEEAQGASSFVSGVVMLPGALLMIAVTIITGKFNNKFDPGWFVLGGAILLSVATWAFSGLKMNTTVTTITLFMVIRYIGVGLATSPIATISMSVIPPELVGHATSIANWLRQAVAALSIAVFSSILAIRTQTHIAELKAHKVGEALKQGAFLLASNDTFLVAFIILVFSIPLSFFMFSRKQHNL; encoded by the coding sequence ATGAAACGGCTTACGAAAGAAAAAGACAGTTTTATCTTTATAATAGTAGCCATATTTTTGGGGAATTTTTTAGCGTTCATTAATTCAGGTACTGTTAATGTAGCTCTACCTTCTATAATGAGGGAACTGCATACAAATTTAAATTCCGTTCAATGGATTGTGACGGGATTTATGCTTGCCACTGGGACAATTGCTCCAGTTGTAGGCTTTTTGGGAAATAAATTTGGGTATAAACAGTTATATGTATATGCTCTTATTGGATTAACTGTTTCTTCTGCATTATGTGGATTTGCAGGAAATATTATCACACTGATTATTTTTCGAACATTACAAGGTGTCTGTTCAGGTTTGATTCAAGTAGCTACAATGACCATTATTTATCAATCTGTTAAAAAAGAAAAACAGGCAATGGCAATTAGTCTATGGACTGTATCTGTTATGGTTGCACCAGCAATTGGTCCAACTTTGGGGGGATTATTGACCAATTCATTTGGTTGGAAAGCATTGTTTTTCTCATGCGTACCAGTTGGAATCATAGCTACATTATGTGCAAGTTTCTTTATTCCATCAGGTGTTAAAGAGAAAACAGCTGCATTGGATTTTTTAGGGCTCTTAACAGTTGTAATCGGAAATGTCTCTTTCTTATTGTATTTTACTAATGGACCAGAATTAGGATGGTTTTCAGTTTCGGCTGTAACACTATTGGTTGTGGGTATTATTGGTATGGTTCTTTTTATTTGGAGAGAATTAACTGTGAAAGAACCATTACTCAATTTAAGGGTTTTAAAATATCCAAAATTTCTGTTAGGGACTTTATTAAATTGCCTTATTTCGATTGGGCTTTATTCAAGCGTATATCTTATTCCATTATTTTTAGAAGAAGCACAAGGCGCTTCTTCATTTGTGAGTGGTGTCGTTATGCTTCCAGGAGCATTATTGATGATTGCAGTCACAATAATCACAGGAAAATTCAATAACAAATTTGATCCTGGTTGGTTTGTTTTGGGAGGAGCAATTCTTTTAAGTGTTGCAACATGGGCATTTAGTGGATTGAAAATGAATACAACAGTCACTACAATCACCTTATTTATGGTTATTCGGTATATTGGGGTTGGGCTTGCAACATCTCCAATTGCTACAATATCAATGAGTGTTATTCCACCTGAACTAGTAGGTCACGCTACATCTATTGCAAACTGGCTTCGTCAAGCTGTTGCGGCTTTATCTATTGCAGTTTTTAGTAGTATTTTGGCTATTAGAACGCAAACACATATTGCTGAATTAAAAGCTCATAAAGTCGGGGAAGCCTTGAAACAAGGAGCTTTTCTTCTAGCGTCAAATGACACTTTTTTAGTAGCGTTTATAATTCTTGTGTTTTCGATTCCACTTTCTTTTTTTATGTTTAGTAGAAAACAACACAATCTTTAA
- a CDS encoding MarR family winged helix-turn-helix transcriptional regulator, with protein sequence MNTEFNLENQLCFEVYKASNQFTKLYRHALEEFDLTYSQYLVLLSLWEQDQLLVKELSEKVTLGIGTLNPIINKLVNKGWLTKEVSSEDKRAVIVSLTKKAKKEEVEIKSKILEKICQCDALVATYSELKSQIRQLNNLLEQLNEME encoded by the coding sequence ATGAATACAGAATTTAACTTAGAAAATCAACTTTGTTTTGAAGTCTACAAAGCATCTAATCAGTTTACTAAATTATACCGTCATGCATTAGAAGAATTTGATTTAACTTATTCGCAATATTTAGTACTTTTATCATTATGGGAGCAAGATCAACTTTTGGTGAAAGAACTTAGTGAGAAAGTAACGTTAGGTATAGGGACGTTGAATCCCATAATAAATAAACTTGTAAACAAGGGTTGGCTGACAAAGGAAGTATCATCTGAAGATAAGCGAGCTGTAATTGTATCATTGACAAAAAAAGCAAAAAAAGAGGAGGTAGAAATTAAAAGTAAGATTTTAGAAAAAATATGTCAATGTGATGCATTAGTTGCAACTTATAGCGAGCTGAAATCACAAATACGTCAGCTAAACAATTTGTTAGAACAATTAAATGAGATGGAGTGA